The Pseudodesulfovibrio cashew genomic sequence GGGCGCGGCAAACAGAGCAACGAATTCCAGCTCAAGAAACGGGAAGAGGAAGCCATCCGCGAGGCCCTCGAATTCCACCAGGGAAATATCAGCAAGACGGCCAAGGCGCTCGGCATCGGACGAAACACCCTCTACTCGAAAATGGACCGGTTCGGCATCCAGGCCTGATCAACTCCCGGACTCGACAATGCGGCATAACGCCTCGCAGAATTATGACGTCACGCCTGAAAAGGCTACTCGTCCGTAACACCGTAGCGTGCGTTGATGGTCTGTACTGTTCCGTCCTCCCACATGCCGTTGATGATGCGCGTCAGCTTGGCCTGCCATTCACTCTTGTGTTGCAACGGCGAGTGCTTGGAGAGAACGAGATAGGCGGGAATCTTTTCCTTCAGAGCCCCCGGAGCGATGACAATTTTCTTATCGACGCCCAGCTTCTTGGCGTAATGCATCATTGCGGCGGGGCTGCCGATGACGGCATCAAGCCGCCCGGCAATCAGCTTCTTGATGTTGGTCATCTTCATGTCGTCAGTCTCTTCCAGAATTATCTTGCCCTTGCTGACCGCCTCATTGAACTCCTCGCTGACGTACACATTGCGCCCTTTCCCCACAACCTTGCCGTAGAGACTCTTCACCCCGGCACAAACGAACATCCCGCCCTTGCGCGTGGCAATTCGCAACTCGTCATAATGGACTCTACCCGTATACAGGCAGAAGGCCTTCCTTTTCTCGGTCTCGTAGGCGGAAAAGGCGCCGTCAATCTGCCCTTTTTCCAATAACAGCATGACCCGAGCCCAGGGAAATGTTTCTATCTCGACCGAAAAACCGCCTCTATGCGCCAATTCATTAATGATATCAACGGAAATGCCGGTCAATTCCCCATCTTCGACATAGACGTAGGGGGGGATGTTGTTCACGC encodes the following:
- a CDS encoding substrate-binding periplasmic protein; amino-acid sequence: MIFFQAFPAAAEGDSLLLASVNNIPPYVYVEDGELTGISVDIINELAHRGGFSVEIETFPWARVMLLLEKGQIDGAFSAYETEKRKAFCLYTGRVHYDELRIATRKGGMFVCAGVKSLYGKVVGKGRNVYVSEEFNEAVSKGKIILEETDDMKMTNIKKLIAGRLDAVIGSPAAMMHYAKKLGVDKKIVIAPGALKEKIPAYLVLSKHSPLQHKSEWQAKLTRIINGMWEDGTVQTINARYGVTDE